From a single Populus trichocarpa isolate Nisqually-1 chromosome 17, P.trichocarpa_v4.1, whole genome shotgun sequence genomic region:
- the LOC18106625 gene encoding nudix hydrolase 18, mitochondrial — translation MATALVSQENVVASLVSRTGRHLQRYDKGRRQVVGCIPYRYKNGSSNTSEVEDELEVLVISSQKGKGMLFPKGGWELDETIKQAASRETYEEAGVKGNVEHQLGHWTFQSRTHGTDYDGYLFPLHVKEVLDFWPEKNNRQRKWMSVEEARECCQRWWMKEALDVLVDRLAGRQQLGEEEMGSCSLSYQAKSNL, via the exons atggctaCTGCTTTGGTATCTCAAGAAAATGTTGTAGCTTCTTTGGTGTCTCGTACAGGGAGGCATTTGCAGCGTTATGATAAAGGTCGTCGTCAAGTTGTAGG ATGCATACCATACAGATACAAGAACGGGAGCTCAAATACTTCGGAGGTTGAAGATGAGTTAGAAGTACTTGTCATCAGTTCACAGAAAGGAAAGGGGATGTTGTTTCCTAAG GGAGGCTGGGAATTGGATGAAACCATAAAACAAGCCGCTTCTCGAGAGACATACGAGGAAGCCGGGGTGAAAGGCAATGTTGAG CACCAATTAGGTCACTGGACCTTCCAGAGCAGAACTCATGGCACTGATTATGATGGATACTTGTTCCCTTTACATGTTAAGGAGGTATTAGATTTCTGGCCAGAGAAAAACAATCGCCAGAGAAAATGG ATGAGTGTGGAAGAAGCAAGAGAATGCTGTCAGCGTTGGTGGATGAAGGAAGCCTTGGATGTATTAGTTGACCGTCTCGCAGGTCGGCAACAACTTGGTGAAGAAGAAATGGGATCTTGTTCTTTAAGCTACCAGGCCAAATCCAACTTGTAA